From the Cervus elaphus chromosome 20, mCerEla1.1, whole genome shotgun sequence genome, one window contains:
- the S100A12 gene encoding protein S100-A12: MTKLEDYLEGIINIFHQYSVRLGDYDTLIKRELKQLITKELPNTLKNTKDQATIDKIFQELDANKDGQVSFEEFIVLVSRVLKTAHEDIHKE; this comes from the exons ATGACTAAGctggaagattacctggagggAATCATCAACATCTTCCACCAGTACTCCGTTCGGCTGGGGGATTACGATACCCTCATCAAACGTGAGCTGAAGCAGCTGATCACAAAGGAACTTCCCAACACCCTCAAG AACACCAAAGATCAAGCTACCATTGACAAAATATTCCAAGAGTTGGATGCCAATAAAGATGGACAGGTCAGCTTTGAGGAATTCATAGTCCTGGTGTCCAGGGTGCTGAAGACAGCCCACGAAGATATCCACAAAGAGTAG